One Nostoc sp. UHCC 0302 DNA window includes the following coding sequences:
- the mnmH gene encoding tRNA 2-selenouridine(34) synthase MnmH produces the protein MPPSPTFSYEPWAETYSEIIDVRSPSEFAEDHIPGAINLPVLNDAERGEVGTIYKQVSPFTARKLGAALVSKNISQHLSQHFTSKEKDYHPLLYCWRGGQRSNSIALVLSQIGWRVTVLEGGYKTYRAYVRQQLEHLPAQFTYKILCGLTGSGKTYILDKLRQYGTQVLDLEGLANHRGSLLGEEWQGKLSQQPSQKYFETLLLQHLQNYNTHQPIWLESESKKIGQVYLPDILWENMKQGSCVEIRLPVATRVKFLLQEYPHLVTHPDILKDKLEKLKSRCGSAKLSEWYQLIDAGDWEIFVQDILQFYYDPTYTQSIKRLFSKPELVLSIPDLSDDSIDTLLDSLLPNYVVVK, from the coding sequence ATGCCGCCTTCACCGACATTTAGCTACGAACCTTGGGCAGAAACTTATAGTGAAATAATAGATGTGCGATCGCCTAGTGAATTTGCAGAAGATCATATCCCTGGTGCGATCAATTTACCAGTTCTCAATGATGCTGAACGTGGTGAAGTAGGAACTATTTATAAACAAGTTTCGCCCTTTACTGCACGGAAACTTGGCGCTGCTTTAGTATCAAAAAATATTTCCCAGCATTTAAGTCAGCACTTTACTAGCAAAGAAAAAGACTACCATCCCCTACTGTACTGCTGGCGCGGTGGACAGCGTTCTAATAGTATAGCTTTGGTGCTGTCGCAGATTGGCTGGCGCGTTACCGTACTCGAAGGAGGTTACAAAACCTATCGCGCTTATGTGCGTCAGCAATTAGAACATTTGCCAGCACAATTCACATACAAAATATTGTGTGGTTTAACTGGTAGCGGTAAAACTTATATTTTAGATAAGTTACGTCAGTATGGCACTCAAGTTTTAGATTTAGAAGGTTTAGCTAATCATCGTGGTTCCTTGTTGGGTGAAGAATGGCAAGGAAAACTTTCGCAGCAACCCTCGCAAAAATATTTTGAAACACTTCTATTGCAACATTTACAAAACTATAATACTCATCAGCCAATCTGGTTAGAATCAGAAAGTAAAAAAATCGGGCAAGTATATTTGCCCGATATCTTGTGGGAGAACATGAAACAAGGTAGTTGTGTAGAAATTCGACTACCTGTAGCTACTAGAGTTAAGTTTCTCTTACAGGAATATCCACATCTGGTTACTCATCCTGATATTTTAAAAGATAAGCTGGAGAAACTTAAATCTCGATGTGGTTCAGCAAAATTAAGTGAGTGGTATCAGTTGATTGATGCAGGCGACTGGGAAATATTTGTGCAAGATATCTTACAGTTTTACTACGATCCAACCTATACCCAGTCAATAAAGCGTCTTTTTAGTAAACCTGAGCTAGTGCTATCTATACCAGATTTATCTGATGATAGTATTGATACCTTGTTAGATTCTTTGTTGCCGAACTATGTGGTAGTAAAATAA